GGGGGTGAGAAGACTGAGTGAATGAGATGATGGCTTGTGCACGCAGCAGCTAGCATGGGAATAATGGCCAGTGTCAAGTGCCCTTACTGCAGGGCCAGCATGCTCCTGACTTTTGATGGATAAGAAAAATTGAGGACACCTAGCTAAAAATATGTTAATGCTTAACCTGCTATCTAAGGCCCTTCGAGTGTTTTAAATTAGCGAGGCGTTGATACAGTTTATCGCTGTCAATGGTGCGGCTTCATTGCTTAGTTGGTTGCATTTGTTAATCATCAAATGTACTGTTGTAGGAAATTAAAGAAGGAAGAACTGCGTCTATATCAGAGTTATATTGTGTTGTCCTTACCAACAGAAGATGAGAGCATGTAGATGCATTCTGCAGGAAAGATGGTAATGCCATTATATCTTTCTAGTTTTGCTTTAGTACAACATCGTTTTTGTGGTGATGGTGGTGCCAATGAAAATGAGCtaatctatatatacataatgGCCTGATTCATTATTATCATGTTCATCCATGCCTGCTAAAATTGGCTCCTGGGACTATAGTTTTGCTTTAGTACAACGTCGTTTTTGTGGTGAGGTGGTGCCAATGGAAATGAGCtaatctatatatacatagtGGCCTGATTCATTATTATCATGTTCATCCATGCCTGCTAAAATTGGGCAACCATGTCTCTCTTTTCTCCTGAACAATTGAAACCTGTTTCTCAATTATTCAATTCGAGTACTATTATACATCTGTTAGattaataaaatctagtgggAGGATAGAGAGGCGGGGCTGAGATTGAAACTACCAGTGGTTTCAGGCTGTACTTTGTACATAGAGTATGGTTACCTAAGGTACTTCAACTTCTGCTGCTTTTAGGGAGTCCATTTGTTAATTCTTTCAAATCTGAACCTGGCCAGAGCTCCTGAGACTATAGTAGTAGCTAGTTTGCTGCTCAACCGAATAAGTGAAGAGTATTGATTTAATTTCAGTTGTCAGAGATTTAGGTAGTTGTTTTGCATATATCTTTCATGGCTTAAGTACATTTATTTGGTTTCCGTACAAGTCACGTCACTTGCTTGCTGCACATTTGACCTTTTTTGAAGTATAATTGTCTCAGTTTGATGCAAAACATTTGTATTACTAAGATTGGTTTTGATTGTGTTGATGTCCTGTAGGTTATTTCACAAACTCAGTAGTAAGAATGAAGATTCACAAACTGGAAATGACAAGCCAgccaagaggaggaggatttCCAATACAACTACAAGGAAATCaagttcaaaaaaaagtcTCACAAGCTAATGCCAAGGTTTAGAATTCACAAGTTGCAGCTATGTAATTGAGTGACAGTGAAATATTTCTTGTTGTCTAAGCGATCTGATATTCATATGTAAAACTATGTGTTCACTTGTTGATCATGGCAAGTTGTAGTGAGCATTTCTGGTAGTTTATAACTGTTTACAGTACAATTGTGGATCATAATGTACTGCTGGGACACACCATTTGAATACTACTATATGTGATATTTTGGGGGCAGGCTACTGAAGTGCATCTATTATTTTTAAGGGCAGATTTCAAAGTGCATCCAATTGGTTTTTAAGGTGCAGTTCCAATTGCTTCCATTTGTTTTGAGGGCATATTTCATAGTGCATCAAATTAAATTTAGAGCATATTTGAAAAGTGCCCTGAATAGTATTGAATGCATATTTGAAATGGTGCCTCCATTGTTAGGGGCACTTTTTAAAATTGCCCAAATACTTTTAAAAACATGAGTAAATGCAGCACTTTTTAAACTGTCCTTACAAGTTTTTGAGGCAATTTTTGTACATTTCAAGGCATTTTCAAGTGCCCCGGATCATCTACTCTCGTGTAGTGTACAATCCCTTGCAGGGTTCGTCCTTGTGTATCACTTGGCTACAATCCCTGGTCTATGGTGGAACACATGGAACACCAGAAGCACACGGTGGAACCTGAATTATCAGTGTGTTGTACTCCAGCTTGTTGCTTTAGTCTTTGTTTTCCTCTTCTCCATTTCTGTTGATACTTCAAAAACAATTTAGGTTATGTGCATTTTCAGGCTATAGACTTGAAGAGTTGGTTCTTCTCCGTTATCTAAAAAAACTTGAAGAGTAGGTTACAGCAGCTAGGCGGCAACTACGTTATACGTACACGGGTTCTATGGTTGCGGTTGTTGTCCTACATTATCCGAGAAAGGACTCATGTCCTGGCTCTCGTTTTCCTCCAGATGCGGTGGCTGCGACAGCTGCAGGGATTCCAGGCCCCTCATCTGGGGCTCCACATCCATGAAATCTACGGCCTGCGGGAGGTCGTCGTAGGTCACCATCTGGCTCGGCGCCGATCCGGCGGAGTACGCTGGCTGCAGCGCCGCGAAGTGGTCTGCGTCGGGGTGCGTGCTCGCGAAGGCCAGCCTGTAGTTGAAGAGCTGGGATTGCAGGATGGAGAGCTGGCCTTGGAGCAGCGCTACCTGTCGTCGTGCCAAGACACCGATCAGAAGCAAATTCAGCGGAAAACAAACCAGTACAAAGATTCCGGAAacaggaacaaaaaaaaaagggcgtGTGATAACAATTGACCTGGTGCTGGAGGGCGAGGATGGTGCCGACGCAGCCGTAGACGGGGTCGGCGATGCGGGCCTGGGCCTCGTAGCAGACCGTGCGCGCCGTGTCCCGGCGCAGCGCCACGGGCACACGCGACAGCAGCTTGGCCACGTTGCTGGCGCCGAACACCCTGTGCACGGCCGCGAactgcgccgcgccgcgctccctcccgccgccgccgctgaagTGGGGCGCGAACACGCACCCGGGCGCGCAACGCCGCCGCAGGAACTTGCACGCCCCGCACGGCGCCCCCGGCCCCGCCGACGACGcttcctccttctccgcccgctgctgctgctgctgccccggTGCCGCGCCCGCAGTCCGCGTTACGGCGTGCTTACTGCAGGGCGGCTGATCCGGGGCCCCCTGCATCGCGTTCCCGCACGCACGTACTACACGCGCGTGCGCCCGCGCGCGTGGTGTGGGCGTGGAGAGGGGAGTTTTAAAAGGGCTCCctacgcgcgcgcgcgcctgaTGCCTGGTGGGTGGGTCCTCCTGGTTCGCCGGGCTCGCGGCCAGTGGCGTGGCGCGGCACCTGGCGTCCCGGTGATGGCCACGCAAGATTTATGAGCGCCGTGCCGCGCGGCCGCGGATCTCACGGGCACGGAAGTGGTCGGTGTTAGCTCGGGAGTTGTTGTTTACTTGTTGCCAAGGTTAAGTCAGGAAGGGAAGCTTGAAACCATCGGAATTAAGCTCATTTTATCCCTGGTCGTATGCATTTTCTCGGCTTTTCTGGTGGGAGATCAAAAGCAGCTACCGATCATGGCCGGATTCCAAAGCCGTACCGTGGCATGTGGTGCAAATGGTACGCCGTGACAAAGGAAAGGAGGCACAAGGCATTGGATATTCATGGAGCAGAGCTGCGTGAGTCAAGTGATGCACTCGTACTGTCTCAAACGACAGAGGCAGGGAATGCGTGCCCAACTGCCAACACAAATTTCCCCGCAGAAAAGAGAGACAGAGGAAGAAATGTGTCAACACAAACTGCATTGTGAACGTACAAAACAAAGTTCATTCTTATGGCAGGTCAAACTGCTGTGCAATTTTACTTCCCCTGGAACCAATTCATAGTAAGGAAGGAGTACATGATCAATGTTTTGAGGAAGCAGTTACAACTGATTGCATGAAGAAATACATAATCAAATTTGATGGGAAGGAATTACAACCAATGGGATGAATGAATATCTTCTCCTCAGCCCAACATTCTTGTCTAGACTCTAGAGAGTAAACCATCAAATTTGCTTGGAAGGAAATTACAACTGATGGTATGAACTCAGGTTTCTTCAGCAGGAAGTACGCCAGGACAACACAAGCTTTCGCAGAAGCACGGTAAGCCCTTAGGCCTAAGTCTAGCATCCCCATAGCTAAAGGTGAGCTCTTCCCCTTCCACTATATCTCTAGCAGCCAGAAAGCAGAGCCTTGGTAGCAATGAACCGGAGCTCCTTACTAAGACAGGCTGCAGGTTGCCTCCATCACATGAATGGTTGATGAAACGAGCCACATTTCCCACTTTGGTTGCATCAATGTTAACTCGCAAGCATGCTCTCCCAGAAGGAAGATGCTCTCGTATGACAAGAAGTGCAGGAGAGAGCTTACCGACAGAGGCAAGCTCATCGTACAGCCTCTGCCGTCTCTGTGCTTCTTCTGTTGTCAAGAACTCACCTATAATTGAAAATAGATAGGACAGTCAAAGTTAGTTCTAATAACCTGGGTACCAATGTCAGCATAGCCGTAAAACAGTAAATAACAAACTAAAACTGATGAAAACAAATTTGTGCAAAGATGACATAAGGAATTTTTCCAATAGCCAGCCTCTAATTCCCACAGCCATTACATTTATCTTTCCAATTAATAACTGGAAAGTAGTCAGCGCACAGCGCAGTATGCCATGAACTGATCTAGTCATCATGCTCCTCCTATGACAACCAAGCACACCTGACCACCCAACCAAAAACAACTTCATATGCAGCCCTTCACAATCCAAAAAGGATTTAGAACTCTTACTGTAGAGTTAAAATAATTACTAGTAGCATGCATCACAAAAGTCAGTAAAAAGGTAAAACTTGGATCACAATGCAACCTAACAAACCAATGAGCACGTCCACAACAGGCACTGTTTTGGAAGTACCCAAAACTTGAGAAGCTCATAAATGATGCAAGGTAAAGATGATGAGGGCTCACATGAATTTCCAGTGATCCCAGCCATTGGTATCCAAAGAACAGTTTCTCCAACAAAAAATGCGATACAAAACAAATATTCTTCCCCATGCAAGGTGAATATTATTATCAATATTACGGCATACTGATGCCTGTCCTCAACCACATCTTACACTCGAAATGCATGATTCTTTTAGTTCTTTTTCTAGGGCTAGTCTATCCTACCTGACTGCAAATGCTTTTGACATGAACTCAAGGTACAGTAGCAAGTTTTTGCCCTCCAAGCAACTAACAATCAAGTACATTAATTATCTTTGAAGCTTTGACATAATTCAATTGTAAACCAACAGAAACATGACAACCACAAGTAAGAGTAAGGAACGTCTGAAGTAAACTTATCTGCATCGATGCATCACATCTggccaaaaaaaaggaaacacaaCTTTGCTTACTCTGGTGTAAGTTCATAATCATAACGACATCGAAAGTTGGCAATCAGGCATTCTCCATCGAACATTTTTATCAGGATTCAGAAATCTCATTGGAACTAGGGAGGGGGTGATTCTACTACTGTACCGGCATACTCGCAGACGAACTGCCCCCGGTGAAGGGCCTCGGCGGCGTGCAGCCCCCACCCTTTCTTCAGTTGACGCACGACGCGCAACCGCACCGTGACGCCGCGCTGCGTTCGCCGGTTCCCGCACAAGGGCCCGCACGCGCACCCGTCGCCGCACTCCCTGAGGCTCCCCATCCCCGCCCCCAGGGCATCCGCCATCTCGGCCTCCATATCAGCGCACgcgcaccccgcgccgccgcactcctCCGCGGCGCACCCGCATCCAGCCGAGGGGAGGCCTAGGTGGGGGCGGGGCCAGGTGGGGCCTGGCGGCTGGGCCCATGCGCAGCCCCACGGCTGGAGATTGGTGGAGGAGGCTGGGGAATGGATGAGGGAGAAGGGGGTGTAGAGGAAGTAGGCGTAGGGCTTAGAGTCGATGGGGTTGTCGAAGGGGACAGGGACGGCCTCCAGGCCGCGGGATGAGtcagcggcgcggcgggcggtgaCGACAGACGTGGCTGCGCGCAGGGCGCGGCTGGCTGAAGCCGCGGCGGCAaggtccggcggcggcagccacgGCAGGACCAGCTCGGCCAACTCGCTCACAGCACAGGGTGCTGTTGGATTTCTCATTCCGGTCAGAGCGTGTTT
The Brachypodium distachyon strain Bd21 chromosome 2, Brachypodium_distachyon_v3.0, whole genome shotgun sequence genome window above contains:
- the LOC100844373 gene encoding histone-lysine N-methyltransferase SUVR3 gives rise to the protein MRNPTAPCAVSELAELVLPWLPPPDLAAAASASRALRAATSVVTARRAADSSRGLEAVPVPFDNPIDSKPYAYFLYTPFSLIHSPASSTNLQPWGCAWAQPPGPTWPRPHLGLPSAGCGCAAEECGGAGCACADMEAEMADALGAGMGSLRECGDGCACGPLCGNRRTQRGVTVRLRVVRQLKKGWGLHAAEALHRGQFVCEYAGEFLTTEEAQRRQRLYDELASVGKLSPALLVIREHLPSGRACLRVNIDATKVGNVARFINHSCDGGNLQPVLVRSSGSLLPRLCFLAARDIVEGEELTFSYGDARLRPKGLPCFCESLCCPGVLPAEET
- the LOC100837476 gene encoding LOB domain-containing protein 20, which codes for MQGAPDQPPCSKHAVTRTAGAAPGQQQQQRAEKEEASSAGPGAPCGACKFLRRRCAPGCVFAPHFSGGGGRERGAAQFAAVHRVFGASNVAKLLSRVPVALRRDTARTVCYEAQARIADPVYGCVGTILALQHQVALLQGQLSILQSQLFNYRLAFASTHPDADHFAALQPAYSAGSAPSQMVTYDDLPQAVDFMDVEPQMRGLESLQLSQPPHLEENESQDMSPFSDNVGQQPQP